CTAAGCGGTCCCCTCGAAACATATAAATacgtgtagataacaaaattacgTAATACCTATAAAGGTaatctcagaagcatcaagatgaagtTTATAAATCTGCTTATTGTATAATATGTACCGGTATTGATCCTGGCAACAGTGTtggtttttggatgtttttttttttttttttttaatctttgttcttgtgcagttactatacagccttgtgcacaacagggctctgggcagtatgaatttttacaaaaatcatgaaaacaatgtggcacgctttcataacagtgacagaacaatgcagtgCGATGCTGCAGACGTCGTGGAAACGAGGTAATTGccaagtaagtgtgtgtgtgtgtgcgtgtgcgtgtgcgcgtgtgtgtgcgtgtgtgtgtgttttctttcaaactcacgtccgtatttttcaatattttacacaataaaaataaaagcagataattgttattattattaaatgtatttttattattattactcataGTAGTAGTTGTGTGTAATATcattcattcactgatattcaaacgaaacagtagtacaacacagcCTTTTTTTTCTACCCTGGCTGCCTGCTTTTTCGCATGTCACTgccttgtttccgccccttcaaaatgtcacaaataccgactggggattggtcaacagctgtttttatgttcagcggtccctcctactcctgcaaAACTTCTCTCTGCCGATTTcgtggattggaaatggctagttttggttttatgataaagaaaatgcgatatgcTATATTATCACATAAACACTCTTTCGCAAGAGCGATTgggggtttgatttggtccggcccttagcttgattcatgggcttgcagTGAACCTGAATTTGTTTTTGTGGTGTTGTTAGGAAGTGTATTGTTTAGCATGCAGGTGGGACTTCAGATTAGATGTAGCCTATGTTTATGATACTGAAACTCAAGTTGACAGTAAAtatgtgaatcttggttataaatctccctcctgacccgtgaggttgctgtgtaaagggaacagtgtgccccggactggatggtctgacagttcattccagggaaaggtgggaGTCGGCCATctaggaagggggcggggccactgtacaccaagtcatcgccccagaagggaagcgatgtggcaactgcagattggaggagaaaAGGCTGCattcgctaaccaagggggtgtgactgacggtacaaaaggggacgtggctaagcgatctgatcgtgagtgtttagtgtttgtttgttttgtcatgtctaattcTACTCGTTTttttgttattagatggctaacacgtactGTCACAGTACAACAGTacaacctggacaacacttcacaactgtacattaataaactgtatttcaccacttgtaCGTTATTGCCTGGAATTATGATTcgcggtcgccagaccgggattacaaaataaatatctgtttggatcgtgaactttgttgtctgtcttctgttacgtatcacatcacctctacacctgcgcactttgccacaatacgtcagacagtttaaaaaaaaaaaaaaattatttagtgtgtccaattataattttccccacaattttctcccaatttggaatgcccaattgcttttctcctcaccgcagcaattacccacatggctcaggagaccctaAGATTCAGTGgatgtcctctgatcccacaagcaagccagcttcctttttcacccaggaactggagagcggatgtcagtaagttactgacctctggaggagaAGGGACAGCCCTGAGGGTGTCTGGTCTGAGTTCACTGGGCGCCtagccagcagggttcgctgtagagcaatgaggagaaacagtcctaggccaattttacctccctaacccacaggagcgcctGAGCCACtgcgacgctcccttcggagtccccagagAAGACTGACCTACTTCGCACTGCCAGTAtcctcaccctgcgcaccacgtggctgcgcttctaccaggtgagccactcggggacccctagaaggttttttttttttttaaataaacttcccattcacaagttcttcacttttagtactttgctccataatgcagttgTATGATAAACTTTCTATGCTAACGCCGACGGCACCCATTGCGTTGCAAGTTTGTGAGTATATTATAAAATGGTGCCACAGGGAATGCATTATTGTATGCtaagagggtcaaaacagaggAGTGTGATTAACGCACATTAAGCCCTAATATTTTATGAATTCTGTTTGAAGAATGTTGACATTTAGAACCAAAATGTGATGCTCATTgctttctaaatattttttttatttcaacggCAGGTCTAGTTCAACCTCTTAAACATCAATGTGATGAGAAAATCATGATCTTGAAAGACACAAAGAGGTATCTCTTACTAATGCACCTGGTAAAAGTTAAAATCACGAATCTCCTACAGGTATTTGATTTTCTGTTATTGTTGGAGTTCTGGCATATTAACTACAAAGAGGTTTCCTTTAAATATTCTTTCACAAATGCAGCCTCATTGAGATGTACAGCTTACATTAATATCAACAATTCACAGCATATCAAAAGGATCAATATTGGGCATTTAACAGAGTGACATGCATTCATGATTTGATTTGAAAAAGCACCAACATTTTGACACTTAAGCCTACTTGAAGTTAgtcatatatacatactgtaagcTAAACCAaagtaaacacacatacacacatgcacactaaAAACAGAAGTTTCAATTAATCAAAAAAACACTCAGTGGCATAGACCTCCTGGTTATTATtgttgttctctctcctcaggcAGATTTTACAGTGAATTTACCTTTGAGAATTGATGATTTGGTGAGGTAAGAACTTAGTTTCAATGTAAGCACATGTGAGACCCAAGACACTATATAAACACAATAATCTGTAGCATCTGAACTACGAACAGAaagaacattttgaaatgctGCTCCTGAAGGTAGTACTGATTGCTCTTCTAACCATGGCAGAACAGCCTGCATGTAGTTTACGAGGAGGACCAGAATCTCCTGAGTTATCAAAGGATGGAGACATTATAATCGGAGGGATCTTTTCATTTCGAACAGGCTTGGATGGTGTTTCATACACATTCAAAGCTATGCCAGGACCTTCAAAATGCAAAAAGTAAGTATAAATAGACTGAGATGAAATTCGACATATTCTGCCattacatattttattgttttggaaaatatattatttaaacaatctagagaaaaaatcaaaaatcaaaaatcaaattattattattattatttaaacatgttgCCTCTGATCTACTAAGTATACTATAGTGCTATATAACAATATATTCAAGCAATACTCTTCTGGCCCATTCCACCAGTAAGTTGTTCCAGCCATGTCCTCAGTTATCACTTGAACTGTCCAAGCCTTGTACAAACTACgtcattgtttgtttaattaaaccaagaAAGGTCCATgattgtcatagacttaaagcgtcaccattttttcattattttgtggATTTTATAAATTACTGGTAATTTATTTGTGGAATTCTTTTAGTTTGAATTTCAGAGAATTTCAGTTTGCTCAAACTATGATCTTTGCCAtagaagaaataaatacaaatacagaaatacttCCTGGTGTTTCCCTTGGCTATAAGATCTATAATTCATGTAGTTTCTCTAACATATTAAAGGCAACAATGGCTTTAATAAATGGGCAGGAAGAAACATTTACCAACAATGTCTGCACCAAGCGATCAACTGTGCAAGCTATAATAGGACACTCTGCATCCACACCAACAATTGGAATCGCAAGAACAACTGGACCTTTTCAGATACCAGTGGTGAGAAATGTGTTATTCTTTTGTATGTTATGTCTAAGATGTTAATACTTCCTAAATTCAGAAATCGCTTGACATATGAAAAAATTAACATATATAACATTATAACAATTATTTCGTCAATAGCTGCTTTATTTGTTGTGTCCTCACATATtctgtggttgtttttttcttagtCTAGGTTTAGGAGTTATTTAATCTGAAATgctgatgtactgtatttaacattaATTAATACAACTGGATAACATGAAAATATGCAATTTCACTGATAACATTTACTATTTTCATATTGAATTTCGAGTCCCACATCAGGCTTTTCCATCCAATGTTACACTTCAAAGCTAAAACCTTTCCAGGGTATTTTGTTGTTGGTAGCTAACTGCAAAACACAATAGGTCCCATCGTGGTCTGTTGTACTGTGACATGGAAAACATGGAATTAGcaatctgtaattattattattattattattattattattattattattattattactactgttgCTACAGGTGTTTTTTTCTATTCTCAACATACTGTATTTCTGTACCGTTTTGTTTCAAAACAGATTAGTCACTTTGCTACTTGTGCATGTCTCAGCAACAGGAATGAGTTTCCTACGTTTTTCAGAACCATACCAAGTGATTATCATCAAAGCAGAGCCCTGGCACAGCTTGTGAAGCATTTTGGATGGACTTGGGTAGGAGCAGTTAGAGGTGACAACGATTATGGCAACTCAGGAATGGCTACATTTGAAAAAGCAGCCAGACAGGAGGGTATTTGCATTGAATATTCAGAGGCATTTTTGGGAACTGGACCACGAGACAAGCTTCTTAAAATTGTAGACACTATAAAGAAATCTACTTCACAGGTTATTATTGCTTTCATGTCTCACATAGAAATCAAAATTTTGGTACACGAACTGCTGCTTCAAAATGTCACTGGCTTGCAGTGGATAGGAAGTGAATCTTGGATTACTGAGAAATTACTTATAAAGGAAGGAGGTTATAAAATTCTCAGTGGAGCAATTGGATTTGCAGTCAGTAATGCACACATAGCAGGATTGAAGGATTTTTTACAGAAGGTCCATCCATCTGATACACCTGGGAGCTCTTTTCTGAAGGAGTTTTGGGAAATGGTTTTTAGTTGTACGCTGACTACGCAAGATAAGAAtgaaaacacaaatcaatgtacagggtcTGAAAgtttaagtgaaataaataacCAGTTCACTGAAGTATCAGACTTGAGATTTTCCAACAATGTATATAAGTCAGTGTATGCTGTAGCCTATTCACTGCACAATCTCTTTACATGCAAAACTGGACAAGGTCCTTTTGCTAACAAGACATGTGCAAACAAGATGAAGTTTGAACCGTGGCAGGTAATGGGCtgtattttatataattaatTTTTTAATACATTAGAGAATTATTgtactgattttaaaatctttaaaatacaaaaaaaatattatactaTGGCAAATATTTGACTTTGTTCCTTATAGGTACTACATTacttgaaaacagtgaatttcaCAACCCGGAATGGAGATACAGTATTttttgatgataaaggggatcCATCAGCAAAATATGAATTAGTAAACTTACAACCCAATAAAGACAGAATCATTGATTTTGTCACGGTGGGTTACTATGATGAATCTTTGCCAGTAGGACAACAGTTTGTGATGAATAATGTCAGCATTGTTTGGGCAGGGAATAAGGAAAAGGTAAGGTTTTAATTATTCCTTTGGTCCACTATTTGAAAGCTTCAAATAATAACTTGTAATTTTCAGGTACTCAAATGTTAATATGTTTTGTGATATCACAATTATGACACATTTATACAAAAACCTTGAAATGCaagtatttatataaaaacagatatGTTCCCATGAAACATCCTGTAActaaagtataaaataaaatgcattattcttCACAACTGGATTCCAATGTATAGAATGCTTTAGGAATGTCAACTAATtgaattgcatgtttttttttttttaaggtgcctAAATcggtgtgcagtgagagctgtccTCCAGGCA
The sequence above is drawn from the Acipenser ruthenus chromosome 12, fAciRut3.2 maternal haplotype, whole genome shotgun sequence genome and encodes:
- the LOC117417061 gene encoding extracellular calcium-sensing receptor-like, encoding MLLLKVVLIALLTMAEQPACSLRGGPESPELSKDGDIIIGGIFSFRTGLDGVSYTFKAMPGPSKCKNLNFREFQFAQTMIFAIEEINTNTEILPGVSLGYKIYNSCSFSNILKATMALINGQEETFTNNVCTKRSTVQAIIGHSASTPTIGIARTTGPFQIPVISHFATCACLSNRNEFPTFFRTIPSDYHQSRALAQLVKHFGWTWVGAVRGDNDYGNSGMATFEKAARQEGICIEYSEAFLGTGPRDKLLKIVDTIKKSTSQVIIAFMSHIEIKILVHELLLQNVTGLQWIGSESWITEKLLIKEGGYKILSGAIGFAVSNAHIAGLKDFLQKVHPSDTPGSSFLKEFWEMVFSCTLTTQDKNENTNQCTGSESLSEINNQFTEVSDLRFSNNVYKSVYAVAYSLHNLFTCKTGQGPFANKTCANKMKFEPWQVLHYLKTVNFTTRNGDTVFFDDKGDPSAKYELVNLQPNKDRIIDFVTVGYYDESLPVGQQFVMNNVSIVWAGNKEKVPKSVCSESCPPGTRKAVKQGKPVCCFDCIPCAEGEISNTTDSNDCLKCPLENWPNAQRDQCTLKDIEFLSFGEIMGIVLVIFSLAGAFVTTAIAVVFFRFRDTPIVRANNSELSFLLLFSLALCFLCALTFIGQPSEWSCMLRHTAFGITFVLCLSCVLGKTIVVLMAFRATLPGNNMMKWFGPAQQRLSVFAFTFIQALICTLWLITCPPFPNQNMRSYKDRIILECEVGSAVAFYTVLGYIGFVAAMCFVLAFLARKLPDNFNEAKFITFSMLIFCAVWITFIPAYISSPGKYTVAVEIFAILASSFGLLFCIFAPKCYIILLKPERNTKKHLMGKTSKSM